In Candidatus Promineifilum breve, one genomic interval encodes:
- a CDS encoding tetratricopeptide repeat protein, with protein MQIDINSTSFSEEDSLELLNFLYGFYHGRPFVSAEAPELVEFLMNWGFIGMARVIYIILGSEELLNKGRKEVKELIEHLPGTQFPRVERKKFERELRYYRERGHDNLYSKFRDGMTSFEVGKQLLKDKDYVSAEGELKEAIEKGIASWDMYHNCGLALYKQGSESGNVSKFEQAIPFYQEAISRNLNDSEPYSCDDLKWCYHHSSFPNRYQLAIEYFSAVYAQFPDRWSALHQLGWLHSKLGKNEKAIDLYQETIRKCLWNAWECSALDLLEIYRNSWNVEAGFNYFDGLVNEGTCNNWSIWHAYAWLRWNYRPDGWKEEVIGEEVLQAYRKSLALHPDGGWGWTYYDLGYVLGDLKRYDEAYEELTSAKARQPHWSILRRMAWTKEMIASSSSHRSKEFNDALEHNKEVLRLFTEDPGAWVGLGIAYQHRPKSSVIPENRQLDYILAWEALLQVISKFPSLPDELREQVQSELALLQQEPRIQLHKLLSERLDSEELDTLCMYAGLSSGELGTGGIRHSTRVMNFMLYFQDREQELKRVCPKLCVNTIW; from the coding sequence ATGCAAATCGACATCAACTCAACATCGTTTTCTGAGGAGGACTCTTTAGAATTGTTGAACTTCCTTTATGGATTCTATCACGGCCGGCCGTTTGTTTCTGCAGAAGCCCCTGAACTTGTTGAGTTTCTCATGAATTGGGGTTTTATAGGAATGGCACGGGTAATATACATAATTCTTGGGTCAGAAGAGTTACTTAACAAAGGTCGAAAAGAAGTAAAAGAGTTGATTGAGCATTTACCTGGTACTCAATTTCCTAGGGTTGAAAGGAAGAAATTTGAAAGAGAGCTAAGGTATTACCGGGAGAGAGGACACGACAACCTCTATTCTAAATTTAGAGATGGCATGACGTCGTTTGAAGTAGGGAAGCAATTATTGAAAGACAAAGATTACGTTTCAGCTGAGGGTGAATTAAAGGAAGCGATTGAAAAAGGCATAGCAAGTTGGGATATGTATCATAATTGTGGACTAGCACTATATAAACAGGGGAGTGAATCAGGGAACGTTTCCAAATTCGAACAGGCTATTCCATTCTATCAAGAAGCAATTTCACGTAATCTGAACGACAGTGAACCATATTCTTGCGATGACCTGAAGTGGTGTTATCACCACAGCAGCTTTCCCAATCGGTATCAATTAGCAATAGAATATTTCAGTGCTGTGTACGCACAATTCCCGGATCGTTGGTCGGCACTTCACCAGCTAGGCTGGTTACACAGCAAGTTAGGCAAGAATGAAAAGGCCATAGATCTCTATCAAGAAACCATTCGTAAGTGCTTATGGAATGCATGGGAATGCTCTGCCCTTGATCTTCTAGAAATCTATCGTAATAGCTGGAATGTTGAAGCGGGATTCAATTATTTTGATGGCCTTGTAAACGAAGGAACTTGTAATAATTGGAGTATTTGGCATGCATACGCCTGGTTGAGATGGAATTACCGGCCCGATGGATGGAAGGAAGAAGTAATAGGAGAGGAAGTACTTCAAGCCTATAGAAAATCACTCGCCCTTCACCCAGATGGAGGATGGGGATGGACCTATTATGACTTAGGCTATGTCCTAGGTGATCTCAAAAGATATGATGAAGCGTACGAGGAGCTTACTTCAGCTAAAGCCAGACAGCCTCACTGGAGCATTTTGCGACGCATGGCGTGGACGAAGGAGATGATTGCATCAAGCAGTTCCCATCGTTCTAAGGAATTTAACGATGCACTTGAACATAACAAAGAGGTGCTGAGATTATTCACTGAGGATCCTGGTGCTTGGGTAGGGCTTGGCATAGCTTATCAACACAGACCGAAATCTTCTGTCATACCCGAAAATAGGCAATTGGATTACATACTAGCTTGGGAAGCACTTTTGCAGGTGATCAGTAAATTTCCTTCACTACCAGATGAGCTTAGAGAACAGGTTCAAAGTGAACTGGCTCTATTACAACAAGAACCCCGGATTCAGTTACATAAACTACTTAGTGAGCGACTTGATTCGGAAGAACTTGATACTCTTTGCATGTATGCTGGCTTATCTTCAGGAGAACTGGGGACAGGTGGTATTAGGCATAGTACAAGGGTTATGAATTTTATGCTTTACTTCCAAGATAGAGAACAAGAGTTAAAAAGGGTCTGTCCTAAATTGTGTGTAAACACCATTTGGTGA